In a single window of the Neodiprion virginianus isolate iyNeoVirg1 chromosome 1, iyNeoVirg1.1, whole genome shotgun sequence genome:
- the LOC124296663 gene encoding trimeric intracellular cation channel type 1B.1, translating to MDPEAFLDMANQVIKLKMFPYFDIAHCVLCALHVREDLGPGAQAFSRKHPLSCWLSTMLVVFAGGMLCNGLLGEPVLAPLKNTPQLVVATVVWYVIFYTPFDVGYKVAKFLPVKIICSAMKEIYRCKKVYDGVTHAGKLYPNAYLIMILIGTLKGNGAGFTKLFERLIRGVWTPTAMEFMQPSFPTKASMVASIIFVLDKKTDIISAPHALVYFGIVIFFVYFKLSSILLGIHDPFVPFENLFCALFMGGIWDSLAKLLGRGQTKDEKTDSKKTN from the exons ATGGATCCCGAAGCTTTCCTAGACATGGCCAATCAGGtcattaaattaaaaatgttccCGTACTTTGACATTGCACACTGTGTATTGTGCGCGTTGCATGTCAGGGAAGACCTAGGACCCG GAGCGCAAGCATTTTCAAGGAAACATCCGCTATCATGCTGGCTGTCGACGATGCTAGTTGTTTTTGCTGGTGGCATGTTGTGCAATGGTTTACTTGGAGAGCCAGTTCTTGCCCCCCTCAAAAACACCCCACAATTAGTAGTCGCCACCGTCGTCTG gtatgtaatattttacaCACCATTTGATGTCGGGTATAAAGTAGCGAAATTCCTGccagtaaaaataatatgctCAGCTATGAAGGAAATATacag GTGTAAAAAAGTCTATGACGGTGTCACACATGCAGGGAAACTATATCCAAATGCTTATCTTATAATGATTCTCATTGGAACACTAAAAG GTAACGGCGCTGGATTCACTAAATTGTTTGAGCGACTTATTCGTGGTGTTTGGACACCAACGGCTATGGAATTCATGCAGCCTAGTTT CCCGACAAAAGCATCTATGGTTGCCTCGATCATATTTGTGCTTGATAAGAAAACTGACATAATTTCTGCACCCCATGCTCTTGTTTACTTCGGCATTGTGATCTTCTTCGTTTACTTCAAG CTGTCTTCTATTCTACTCGGTATCCATGATCCCTTTGTTCCTTTTGAAAACCTGTTTTGCGCTCTTTTCATGGGAGGAATCTGGGACTCGTTGGCAAAATTACTTGGACGAGGCCAAACAAAAGATGAAAAGACAGACTCCAAGAAAACCAATTGA
- the LOC124310295 gene encoding T-box transcription factor T, translating into MHSAGLQEHQRGTSNVPGPSSSSAAPDSPPRSSCCERDRDNHLVDENRNDTPGPANSAGQSLSLTLEDRELWTRFQCITNEMIVTKNGRRMFPVVKVIARGLEPAAMYTLLLEFVQVDPHRWKYVNGEWVPGGKAEVAPPNPIYIHPESPNFGAHWMKEAVSFAKVKLTNKSNGNGQIMLNSLHKYEPRVHLVRVGAEEQRTVLTYRFPETQFIAVTAYQNEEVTSLKIKYNPFAKAFLDAKERPSDTQSYPQYTGTWFLPQPTMSYEYNPASALAVAQSQPQGGSTSLPTSISVNHKNACRPGPYTLRPKYIQDEQHVDPYGPALLHSTTYVGWAPRSPEALAAGTLQDWPPASPSPSSSASSPYAHSGSAPATTTTSCTVYVPSAPCSTATHGQTHCGDSSGWLHPSASPSDQMQQPYLNLNLHLHHQISPYPPGGPSLHQPLNGPAEPDEYHPEYHHHPGQSLHPHQHHHPQLHLQHPQGTPSPNSVAEYEAPKEMQSVQGYPEQGNPEEDVASEAGRRFSSVVDHHHRQHHQQQQQQQQRQQDASAAEHQSNWSPLTPPPAPQTTAI; encoded by the exons ATGCACTCCGCCGGGCTGCAGGAGCACCAACGCGGCACCAGCAACGTCCCAGGTCCGTCATCCTCGTCGGCAGCCCCCGACAGTCCGCCGAGGTCTTCCTGCTGCGAAAGGGACCGCGACAATCATCTCGTAGATGAGAACAGGAACGATACTCCCGGTCCCGCAAATTCCGCCGGTCAGAGCCTGTCCCTCACCCTCGAGGACAGGGAACTGTGGACCAGGTTTCAGTGCATCACCAACGAGATGATCGTCACCAAGAACGGAAG GCGGATGTTTCCTGTGGTCAAAGTCATCGCCAGAGGATTGGAGCCGGCGGCCATGTACACTTTGCTTCTGGAGTTCGTGCAAGTCGATCCTCACAG GTGGAAATACGTGAACGGGGAATGGGTGCCAGGTGGAAAAGCGGAAGTGGCTCCACCGAACCCGATCTACATCCACCCGGAGAGTCCGAATTTCGGTGCACACTGGATGAAGGAGGCCGTGTCCTTCGCGAAGGTCAAACTGACGAACAAGTCTAACGGAAACGGACAGATAATGCTGAACTCGTTGCACAAATACGAACCCAGGGTGCACCTCGTGAGAGTTGGTGCCGAGGAGCAGAGAACG GTCCTTACCTACAGATTTCCCGAGACCCAATTCATCGCGGTGACGGCCTATCAAAACGAGGAAGTAACTAGTCTCAAAATAAAGTACAACCCCTTCGCGAAGGCCTTTTTGGACGCGAAAGAGAGACCCAGCGATACTCAATCATATCCGCAAT ACACTGGTACTTGGTTCCTACCGCAGCCGACTATGAGCTACGAATACAACCCTGCGTCAGCCCTTGCCGTCGCCCAAAGTCAACCACAAGGCGGCTCGACCAGTCTGCCCACCTCCATTTCGGTAAATCATAAAAACGCCTGTAGACCCGGACCTTACACGCTCAGGCCGAAGTACATTCAGGACG AGCAACACGTCGATCCCTACGGACCGGCGCTGCTGCATTCGACGACGTACGTCGGCTGGGCGCCTCGAAGTCCCGAAGCGCTGGCCGCGGGTACTTTGCAGGATTGGCCGCCAGCCTCGCCGTCGCCGTCATCCTCGGCGTCATCGCCGTACGCGCACTCCGGTTCGGCTCcagcgacgacgacgacttcCTGCACGGTCTACGTGCCATCGGCACCCTGCAGCACGGCGACACACGGCCAGACGCACTGCGGCGATTCGTCAGGGTGGCTGCACCCTTCGGCGTCCCCGAGCGACCAGATGCAGCAGCCGTATCTGAACCTGAACCTGCATCTGCACCACCAGATATCCCCGTATCCCCCGGGCGGTCCGAGCCTCCATCAGCCGTTGAACGGACCCGCCGAACCGGACGAGTATCACCCGGAGTACCACCACCATCCCGGGCAGTCGCTGCATCCCCATCAGCACCACCACCCCCAGCTGCATCTTCAACATCCTCAAGGTACGCCCTCGCCGAATTCGGTCGCCGAGTACGAGGCGCCGAAGGAGATGCAGAGTGTCCAGGGGTACCCGGAGCAGGGAAACCCAGAGGAGGACGTAGCTAGCGAGGCTGGCCGGAGGTTTTCCTCGGTCGTCGATCACCATCATCGGCAACAccatcagcagcagcaacagcagcagcaaagGCAACAGGACGCATCGGCTGCCGAACATCAGTCGAACTGGTCACCGCTGACACCTCCGCCTGCGCCACAGACTACCGCTATTTGA
- the LOC124310562 gene encoding E3 ubiquitin-protein ligase parkin — protein sequence MSFLFNLLKGAFLRMLQLIWFGKRKISNSLSIYVKTNTGNTLSIDLDPKWDIRNLKEIVGPQLGISPEDIKIIFAGKELHNSTIIEECDLGQQSILHAIKLPPGKNRLNRKKDTKNLIEESIDEGSEANESGSKPLNETLIDLPLDDSDRHENHSEQEQQQARAHFYVYCSLPCKSVEAGKLRVRCATCGSGAVTVDRDPQCWPDVQQPRRITVHCENHDCQTLLSSLAQKDEGTPQVRYAQFYFKCANHVSLGEKDEAVPLYLIKPNLRNVPCLACTDTRDTVLVFPCEAGHVTCLDCFRDYCVARLRDRQFEFDDNHGYYTLPCPAGCQNSHISEVHHFRLLSPEQYEQYQRFGTEEYVLRAGGLLCPRPDCGMGIIPPDQTDEERSRSPDEDDCRRIQCIGGCGYVFCRRCLQGFHVGECDSQQPTTYSSTSAVSCPSGYAIDPLRASEAKWDEASKKTIQISTKPCPKCRTPTERDGGCMHMVCTRAGCSFQWCWVCQTEWTRDCMGSHWFG from the exons ATGAGTTTTCTGTTCAATCTTCTGAAGGGTGCCTTTTTGAGAATGTTGCAGTTGATTTGGTTCGGAAAACGAAAGATATCGAACTCATTGAGTATCTACGTGAAAACTAACACGGGAAATACGCTCTCCATTGATTTAGATCCGAAATGGGACATCAGAAACCTAAAAGAGATCGTTGGGCCTCAGCTTGGCATATCTCCCGAAGATATCAAGATCATATTTGCTGGTAAAGAGTTGCACAATTCCACGATAATAGAG GAATGCGATCTTGGTCAGCAAAGTATTTTGCATGCCATAAAATTGCCACCCGGAAAAAATCGCCTTAATAGAAAAAAGGATACTAAAAATCTTATCGAAGAATCTATAGATGAAGGATCGGAAGCAAATGAAAGTGGAAGCAAACCTCTGAACGAAACTTTGATCGACTTACCATTGGACGATTCGGACCGTCATGAAAATCACAGCGAGCAGG AGCAGCAACAAGCCCGTGCCCATTTTTACGTTTACTGTTCGCTGCCATGTAAATCAGTGGAAGCAGGAAAGCTGAGAGTGAGATGCGCGACATGTGGTAGCGGGGCTGTGACTGTGGATCGAGACCCTCAGTGTTGGCCTGACGTGCAGCAGCCTCGTAGAATAACTGTACATTGTGAGAATCACGATTGTCAGACATTACTGTCTTCCTTAGCGCAGAAGGATGAAGGTACTCCTCAAGTGAGATACGCGCAGTTTTATTTCAAGTGCGCCAATCACGTGAGTCTTGGAGAAAAAGATGAGGCGGTACCACTTTATTTGATTAAACCAAATCTGAGAAATGTACCTTGTCTGGCTTGCACGGATACAAG GGACACGGTACTGGTTTTCCCTTGCGAGGCTGGACATGTAACCTGCCTGGACTGCTTCCGGGACTATTGCGTGGCTCGTCTGCGGGATCGTCAGTTTGAGTTTGACGACAACCACGGATACTATACCTTGCCATGTCCGGCTGGTTGCCAAAATTCGCACATATCCGAAGTTCATCACTTCCGTCTTCTCTCACCTGAGCAG TATGAGCAGTACCAACGATTTGGAACTGAGGAATACGTTCTAAGGGCAGGAGGACTTCTGTGCCCGAGGCCCGATTGCGGAATGGGAATTATTCCACCTGATCAGACTGATGAGGAGCGTAGTCGATCCCCGGATGAGGACGACTGTCGTAGAATTCAATGTATTGGTGGTTGTGGG TATGTTTTCTGTAGGCGATGCTTGCAAGGTTTCCACGTAGGTGAATGTGACTCACAACAGCCTACGACGTATTCTTCTACCTCCGCCGTCTCCTGTCCTTCAGGCTATGCAATTGATCCTCTGCGAGCTAGCGAG GCCAAGTGGGACGAAGCGAGTAAGAAGACCATTCAAATATCGACGAAACCATGCCCGAAATGTAGAACGCCGACTGAACGAGATG GTGGCTGTATGCACATGGTTTGTACAAGAGCTGGCTGTAGTTTCCAGTGGTGCTGGGTGTGTCAGACGGAATGGACGAGAGACTGTATGGGAAGTCATTGGTTCGGATGA